GGAAGTCACAAACTATTCAAAAAATTTAAGCCAATATTTGCCAAATCTGAAAAATACTAAAAACCCGCATATACAAGATGTTCAATAAATTGTAAATATGAACTATCCAAGGCCACATCACAACCCAaatactcaaaacaaacaaggaatGGGAAATCTAGCATGTAAAATAAGGTAAGAAAAAGAAGGTAAGGCATTCTACACATGAACCAAGAACAGAACAAGAACAGAATAAGACGAGCTCTTCGCCTAAAGCAGAGCAAGCCAGAAGACAACTGAGCAATGTTTCTAAAATGCAGAAAGTGAAGGAAACACTAACAACCTATTTCATGTACTCGACAGAAAGCACCCTCAGTACCCTGGAGGCTCAGCAGATTCATTGTCTGCTGTGGGACTGCTTTCTAGCTTATTTAGATGGTGTTAGTCTCTGTTTTCTTCCATGATGAGCCAGGTTCTAGGGTCTCTTCACACCATTTGTGAAGGCTGAGCTTGCAAAGGCCTCACCTCCTGGCGACATGAACTTTAGGACTTCACCCTACGGATTTGGAAGGCTAGCAACATCGAAACACAATAGGAAAAGCTTACCTGTTTCTTACAATTATAACTGTTCACCTACCATGACTTAATCCATTCCACTCTTTAGCATTAGCTGAATACAAATGAAAGCAATTGTCTATCTGCCCAAAGATCTAAGCACCTTATCATCTCCAGCAGGGTCTTTGATGATAGCCCCAAGTGGACAATAATTAAAATCTGTCGATAGTTGAATGCAAAAATAAACTTTAGACCTGTCTTTTAGAGTAATGCTCCGCAATAAAAAGGGGCAAACTACACTTGGCAGCACAGACAAAATTATTCAGAGCAAAGAAACCAGACCGTCACCCTCTCACATATAAACAACCATGATGTATAATGTGAGGTTGCACTGGGAAACCCTTCTAGAAGAAAGAAACTATGGTGGCAGAGGCGCAGGCCAACAGGAGGGATCGATTACTAAGGGGACAAGAGGGGCTTTTGGATGTGTGTTAGAATTAGAAACCATGTCAACCACATGGGTTTTAAATATGAGACTATAATAGAATCTAATAAGTAACCTGTTCTCATAAATGTCCTCTATTGGTCTATAGCCCTCTGACTCCTCTCTGGTTTCAAACTTTCTGATTCCAACTGGCGAAGCCAACCACATCTGATCAAAATTTATTCCATGTTCCTCATTTGAATATGGTAAAGGCTGGCGGGATTCATGGAGCTTCTGGAACACAttatatagttcttttatttcctctgttAGAGACATGTAGAAGATGATGTGTAGAAATTTGTTATGAAGTACACTTACTTGAAACCTGGGAAAGAAGTGGTAACCTTGAGTGGATagtaaacaattaaaaagaatctAGGGGTCAGGGAAGGTACTCGTCAATGCAAGTCTGAAGATCTGAgcttaatccctgggacccacataaagatgTAAAAAGAGAAATGTTATTTTCTGAGGCTTGAGAAATGCTCCTGACCGAAAGAAAGAACACCAACTGCCCCTTCAGAGGACCCGGGTCCACGGAGGCTACAACGTTCTACaattccagttctgggggatTCAACACTACAGTCTTGCCTCTGCTGGCCCCAGGGACATACCTGTACACAGACTTACATGCTAGCAAAACATTCATCCATATAAAGTAATCCTTAATTAATTGataaagttgtcccctgaccttcaGTTGTGCACTATGTTACACatgccccacacacacacatatgcctttGGGAGGCTCCcgcacactcacattcacacacgcaAATAGGAACCTACAAGCTGTACATGAAAATTCATCCAGGTTAGTTAAGCCGGATTTAACTGATTTAGAACAATGTTCAGACTGACACTTTATTCTGTCCTCAGAATGCTGTGTCCTCAGTAATGAAGACCAGTTTCCATCTCTTCGGCTGGAACAAGTCCTCATTAGTTCTTTGACTTGGAGTCCTGATTGTTAGCCTGAATAGAGAGGTCTAATGAGACAGACCTGTGCAAGACTCACCACGCAACACGAGGTTCCTATGCATTGAAATGATAGTTTTCATGCTGTGCAAGGCATGATGAGGAGACCTGGGGATGTATTTGAAACAGAACCTCCTTATTTCTGTAGGATGCTCTAATTGGGAATTGCTTTCTGATTGTTAATGGATGTTAGTGGTCAGGAAAATAAACTGGAACAAATGACTCATTTGTGAGTCCAAGATCCACGCAACGTCCCACGTATGTCAAGAGGTGAGGATCCAAAGACGGATGCGGGATGACAACAGGACCCAAGATGCACCCAGCTTAGAAGAGTTTGTTGATGAGTACTAAGCACAACAGTGGATGTCCATACAAAGTCCTACGAAAACATCGAAAGCGTGACCGAGTCTCTTTTGGGAACACAGAGAATTACAAAGTCTTCCAAACACCAACCAGTGAGTGAGTTGAATCTTCAAGACAAATCAGTAGTTCAAGTCAAAGTATTGGGAACCTATGACTCTGGGATGCTCAATCCTAAATGAGACATCGCTACCAACCCGTTGACGGCTCATCGGATGTCAAGGAAGATGGGCAGAGAGAATGTAAGAGCCGGAAGATGGAGAAGAATGCTGGGAAACTGTGTCTCCCAGACACTGTGGACTGAGATGTGGCTCTCTGCTTAAGACTGGGACCACCACCATTTCATCTTGTATAGGGAAGGAATTCAAGACATCCTCCAATGCCCACTGAAGGACTTTGGACAGTTAATGGTTACTAGAGCTCGCAGCCCCTCTTCAGTGGAGTGGCCACTAATAAGTTGCCAGTGTTATGCCCGAGTCGTGCTCAGGCAAGTCGTCAGAGCTCAACTCATTGGGGATGAGAGTAGGAACGAAGGAAGAAAAGCATCAGTGGGCAGGGAGTGGGCATGGCAGAAGGAAACAAAGGTGAACAAAAATGtattacacacatgcatatatttttaaatgaaatttaaagctgaaaatcacacacacacacacacacacacacacacatatgtttaagAAAGAGAATCTGTAATTCAGTCAAGAGGAATAGTCAAAGAATGCCCACCTGAGTGAAGAGAGCCTGTGGTGGCTgacaaggaaaggagaggagttgCCTCAACATGTGGTAAATAAATACTGAGTTACTATTCCTGTAGTTCAGAGGCAGGATGTTGTATTGACAAGAACAGGCACAGCCCTGGGAAGGTCCAAGTATGTGCTGAACTGACCCTGTTCTGCTCAGACAGTACATACAAGcttgaagggtgtgtgtgtgtgtgtgtgtgtgtgtgtgtgtgtgtgcatatgtatatttatctatACTCCTATTTAGTTAGCCTCTTTCCCAGGACCCCAAGATGCCTGTCCCCAAATGCTCTGACCCTCTCTTGAGACCTTTCTACCTATATCTCTAGGTCCCAGCAGCAAGAAAGTCAGTTTCTAACACAACCGAGGCTCTGTCTCTGGTTCTATCTTCTGGAGataatttattgatttcttccCCCGGTATCTTAAGCTGGAGGTTTAAATCATTACcgttaaatctttcttttttttataacatgCTTTGTAATTATGAGCTTCAAGGATGATCATTACACACACCTtcccagcaggaaaaaaaaaaaaatagagagaaaaagcTACAGAATCCATTGTGTGGGGTGCGTGCCTTCCGAGAAGTACTGAGGGGGTGGGAAAGGTGCCTCGTTTTCAGTGAATTAGGAAACCTTTCTCAACCTTTCTCAAAATGGTAGTGTTTTTCCTAAGCCTGAAGCACAAGTAAGACTGAAAATATTTGGCATGCGTGGACAAAGAGAGGGAACATTTGCGGGGCCATTTTTAACAATAGCAGTGCCTGCCAAGAAAAACAGTTTGATATCTGAACACCCACAGTGATAACACTTGATAACCCAAGTAACGGACCGGAAGTGAGGGTGGGTCATGGTAACGGACCGGAAGTGAGGGTGGGTCATGGCTGACTTAGGATCAAACTGCTGAAAGGGGGGcatcccttctcctcctttcccacaAGGTTTGTACTCTTGAGCAGATCAACAAATTACATATGGCTCAACTCTCCAGTAGGGAATCACAAGGCAGTCACATGATGGGCTGTCATTTTTGACAGTATTTGAAATGGCATTTCACCCTGACAGGCTCCTCCCCCTCAAGTCTGCATATGGCACCTGAGCACAGCAGGGACAGTGCTTTGCAGATAAACGGCCCaaagtttcctttttctctgacAATGAGTTTATTTGGAAAGGGAATTTGCCTTTCCGTAATACtcttagtcaaaaaaaaaaaaaaaaatcgtacACGTTATCGGTGATGCATTTGGGAGGGTAGACAAAGAAATGTCGATCTCTCTAGCCATGCTGGCACTTTGGTAACATTCCGTGATGTCACTGGGGAGCAGCCATTACTGAGGGTTCTGGCTGAGTCCTGTGACAGCTAGTGCTCACAGCCTCTCTGCAGAACCACCCTTTCAGATCAGCAATGGCTCAAACTGTGACAGTAAGAGAAGGCAACCAATATTCTCCACAGCCCCTTTACCATTACTCAAGTCAAGGGTGTGGTGAAGTATCGCTGGAGGTCATTGCTCCCAAGAATTCGAAATTATTTGCCTACAGAATTAGAGTTTACATGGAAATTAGTACAGAGGCTCAAACTGAGGAAATATTAGAGTCTCCTGGCAGAATGTTCCAGTCATAGACCATTGGGCTCCTTTTCAACCCCTTTAAGATTCAGAGTCTCTGAAGATGGTGTGGGATGTGAGAAAAGTCTGGAATATGAATTTCAACAAGCTCCCCCCAGTAACTTTGATGTTGCATGCGCAGCAGCTAcctcaggctgttctggaatgCCGGTTACTTCCTTACATGGGGCTTGTGAGGCTAGATGGATCACTTCACCGTGGAAAGGGAACATTATCTGACTGCTCTCGGTCAACCCCAAGATTACTCATTTCTAAGCCTAAGAACCTTAGGCCTCCCTTCTTCATCTTCAAAATCTCTAAAACTCGGAATGCCCATTTGAGGAGTGCCGTCTGGAGCTTCCTCGGGAGGTTCATAAGAACCAGGCTGCAGAGACACAAACGCTTGTCTTTGGCACTCTCCTCACTTCTAAGATGCCAGCATATCACTAACAGCAGAGTATCCCCTAGCTATGGTTACAGCCCCTGGGCGACGCGGAACTCCCTCAGCACAGTGATGGAGGTAGAATCCAGAACCAGGAGATCAACTCTCCTCACTACAGAGGGGGCCCTGGAGTCTTAGCTATGATGTATGAGCCAAGGCTTCTGACTCCCTAGGAAAATCTCCCAGCGTGAGTGATAATCAGACACAATGTCCTTAATAGCATCATCAGCTCCACTGTTGTTTAACTGAGGAGTATCAAGGAGAGACAAGGCTCTGTGTCGCTTCAGTGCTGAGGCACATGCACCTAGCCTAAGGCAGCATACTATGGTACTGCTGTGCACACTCTTCCAACTCCTGCCTGAAGGCAAGGCGCTTTGGATTATTTTCCTAGAAATGGGAATGAGGTCACAAAAGATTTTCCATATCCTCTGAGGCACTGCTCCTCAGACACTGCCTGTCTTTAGATGATAGTTTCCTAAAACTAGAAGAAAGATCAATGCTTGTTATAGGCAACACCTGGCCATTTACAGAGAAGTTTTGGAATACGTTGCAGAGAGAACCCTTACTGATATCTAATGGAGACAGGTCAGGTCAGGAGTGATGGTCACCTGACTCCAAATGTCAGCATTTCCAAAGTCTGGACATTATACTTCAGAGGAAAATTACTTATCAGAGGATCGACACACACCGAGGACCCCAGAGGCCCCAACTCAAGACTGCATTCTTTCGCCTTGTCAGTTGGCTAGGTGAATCTCTCAACCTATACTGCAGACCTCTGGGGAGCAAAACACGCGTCAGTATTTCTGAGTTCTATCTAATTCCTTTGGGTCCATTTCTTTAGTAGCCAGACATCAGGGGACTCTCTTCTTGGTAATATTAGAAGCCCCTCTGCTCAgtgtctgcctcctgactgtCTCAGAAGTTCAAACTCCATTAGAGATGGTTTGTGATTcatttcactttgtttttcttcttatacTGACAATTAGATAATTCTTAGCTATTTGTGTCACCCATCTGAATGTGAACTCTACAGATGGTGTTTACCGTAAAGTCTTCTAGTCATGGAATCATACCTAGCACAAAGCAAGACTAAGTGAGTAATTGTCGGATGAGTGAGCACACTAAAAACTTTACTGCATAGGGCTTTCGGCCTCGCCACGGGTTTCCTCCATTTTCAATAGCTCTtgaaatacaataaaagaaagaaagaaagaaagaaagaaagaaagaaagaaagaaagaaagaaagaaagaaagaaagaagaagaaggaaggaaggaaggaaggaaggaaggaaggaaggaaggaaagaaggaaggaaggaaggaaggaaggaaggaaggaaggaaggaaggaaggaaagaaagaaagaaagaaagaaagaaagaaagaattggcATAGGAAGaaaaagcttttttaaaataataatgtgaGCTTGAAGACGAGCATCCTATAAAGACAGGATGTAAGGAGAGGTCCACAGAAGCACAGACTTATCAGGGGAGGGAACCTTCTTCAGATTAAAACTAATCAAAGGCCtggtggtttgatttttttttaactgaagctCTGTCGCCCTCTACTGGTAAAATCGAGAAATGCCGCGTCTGCTGCGAAGTGCCCTTTTAAAGTCCACTTTGGAATTGAGACTGTTTAAGGCTGCTGAGCACCTCTTTCCTTTTTGATTGTTTCTTTGACCGACTACAAGTCTTTATCTCTCGCGCCCCATCTGATGGTTTATCCCTAGTTACTGTTAGTGAAGTCAAGTATTATCCCAGAAGTGAGGACAATTACTGCGTGCTAAACATACTTGTATTTCACTTTAGTTCTTCGGTCAAGAAAACACTCCAGATATTTTAGGTCCTTCTTTAAAAGTGTAGTTTACACCAGAGCAACTAACCTGGCATTTAAATAAACTACAAAGCTGAGAAGtaacaccctcccccccccccatagcttCAGTTCTTAAAATATACTTAATTCCAGGCAAACATCAGCCCTTGGGATTTTGCCATTCTGACACCAGGTTCAGCTAATTAAAGGGGAGATGGGGCTTCATTTTGAGTATTAGGAAAAGATTAGTTGTTATTtgacttaaagaagaaagggtgTCACTATTGTGTAAGTCGGAGAAACAAACTATTGtgttaaggtggggagaaaggCGGAAAAAATTACCATaatacaaataagaaaggaagaaagcaaactcACTCCAGTCaccagagaaaataaaagactaaGACCACTTCTTCTGCAActtgagagaagaaaggggagttAGTTGCCAGTGGACTCTGCCTCCCCGTGCGTGGCGCGCGGGGTTCAGCACCTCGGAAAGCACCCCCTCTTCTGCGTGGAGATTACGCAAGCTCTTTGGAGCTCTCAGCAGAGACTCGGTGGGTGCCAATGTAACTCATCGAACTCTGGTAAGTCACTGGGGGTTGACAATATCGGACAAACAGAAAACACCAGCGGAGTTCCAGGAAGTGATGGCGTGAATCAACCTTCAGGCTGTCAGGGCGAGACACGGATTTCCACGATCTGCCTTCctctaaaaggagagaaaccccTCCCGGCGAGCGCAGAAGCCAACAAAGGTTTTGGGGAAGAGAAGCGGCCCCGAGAACTGTGCTCCAGGGCAAGGGTCTGCTTCTAAGTGACAACGGGGAAGCCGAGGGGTAAGATTCAGTCTTATATGAGTTGCTGTAGCCTCAGACCTTGATCCCCCAGCCATTTGCCTAGTGCTCTAAACCGGTCGAGGCCAGGGGCTTGGATGCTAAGTGCAGCCAACCCCATAGCCCAAGGCGGTTCTGGGCGCCAGCGCGGCTCAGCATCCAGTTTCTACGAGTCCTCTTCAGCCGCTGCACAGAAAACTCAGGCTCTGCGCGCCCGCCAGGGTAGGTACCACACCCGGAGCAAGCACTGACTCTCGCACTGACTCTCGGGGTAGTTGGCTTGCAGAAACGTGACCAAGGCGCACCTGAGCATGCAGGTGGCTTCTGCAACCACCGCAGCCACCATGGGTAAGGCAGCTGCGGGTGGTGAGCTCTCGGAATTCTTCGGTCTGATCCCAGACTTGCTGGAGGTCGCCAACGCGAGCGGCAATGCGTCTCTGCAGCTTCAGGACTTGTGGTGGGAGCTGGGGCTGGAGTTGCCGGACGGTGCAGCGCCTGGGCATCCCCCGGGCAGCGGTGGGGCAGAGAGCGCGGACACTGAGGCCAGGGTACGGATCCTCATCAGCGCCGTTTACTGGGTGGTTTGTGCGCTGGGACTGGCCGGCAACCTGCTGGTTCTCTACCTGATGAAGACCAAGCAGGGTTGGCGCAAATCCTCCATTAACCTCTTTGTCACTAACCTGGCGCTGACTGACTTTCAGTTCGTGCTCACTCTGCCCTTCTGGGCGGTGGAGAACGCACTGGACTTCAAGTGGCCCTTCGGCAAGGCCATGTGTAAGATCGTGTCCATGGTGACGTCCATGAACATGTACGCCAGCGTCTTCTTTCTCACTGCGATGAGCGTGGCGCGCTACCACTCGGTGGCCTCGGCTCTCAAGAGCTATCGGACCAGAGGGCGTGGCCGTGGCGAGTGCTGCAGCCAGAGCTTGGGCGAGAGCTGCCGGTTCTCAGCCAAGGCGCTGTGTGGGTTGATCTGGGCTTCTGCCGCGCTGGCTTCGCTACCCAATGCCATTTTTTCTACCACCATCAGGGTGCTGGGTGAGGAGCTGTGTCTCGTGCACTTTCCGGACAAGCTACTGGGCTGGGACAGGCAGTTCTGGCTGGGCTTGTACCACCTGCAGAAGGTGCTGCTGGGCTTCCTGCTGCCCCTGAGCATCATCAGTCTGTGTTACCTGTTGCTTGTGCGCTTCATCTCCGACCGCCGCGTGGTGGGGACAACCGATGCAGCAGGAGCAGCCGCGCCCGCGGGAGGCCCGAGTTCAGCCAGCGCTAGGAGACGCTCCAAGGTCACCAAGTCGGTGACCATCGTagtcctctccttcttcctgtgTTGGCTGCCCAACCAGGCGCTCACCACCTGGAGCATCCTCATCAAATTCAACGCAGTGCCCTTCAGCCAGGAGTACTTTCAGTGCCAAGTGTACGCGTTCCCCGTCAGCGTGTGCCTGGCGCACTCCAACAGCTGCCTCAACCCGATCCTCTACTGCTTAGTGCGCCGCGAGTTCCGCAAAGCGCTCAAGAACCTGCTGTGGCGGATAGCCTCGCCTTCCCTCACCAGCATGCGCCCCTTCACAGCCACCACCAAGCCGGAACCTGAAGATCACGGGTTGCAGGCCCTGGCGCCGCTTAATGCTACTGCAGAACCTGACCTGATCTACTATCCACCGGGTGTGGTGGTCTACAGCGGGGGTCGCTACGACCTGCTCCCTAGCAGCTCTGCCTACTGAACTACTTGTCAAGGCTCAAGAAAGTCTTtcaaggaaaaggagaggagagggagaacagTTTGGAGGCTGGAGGGGCAGGGGTGGAGAAATTGGTAGGAAAGAGGCGCGAGGAAGAGCACTGTGAGAGCGCCAGGGGAGGACTGCCTCTGCAGAAACCACTTTAAGGGAGGACTACCTGGGACGGAGCAGCCTCCCCTCCTACTTCCCACGCCCTGCCCCATTCTAAGCCCCATTCCAGAGCGCGCGTGCTGAGCACTGTGGGATACCCTGAAGCTGGGAAAGGATCGGAGAAGCAGGGGGATTGAGTTGTGTAGGAGTTGGTGCCCATAAAGCCTTCCATAAGCTCTTTGACCTGGGAGAGTGTCCCGAGCATCTAAGTCGCTGTAACCATCTGGAAAAGAATGAGAAGTAAAAGCCCGGTATCCTTTATCATGCTGGACAGGTCGAGTGTGCACAAGCTGAGACTGATCTCTTTACCACTCATCTGAGCACAAATGTCACATGTCACCGGGAGTATCTAGGCCATGGCATGAGGAGCAAAAGAGAGCACTGTGATGAGAGGGTATGAAACAGAGAGACTTCTTTATGATGTAGACCCTGAAGGAACTGGGGGGACTGGATGAGTGTCTCGTCTGGAAGCCCGGCTATCCAGAATCTCTTGTGTGCTGTCTGGGAACCTGACGCTCTGATCTATTGCTGAAGGTGAACCAGCACCCGGGGAAGCTCTGCTGAGAGTGTGGATGCCTTAGCAGCTCCCCCTTACTGTTTGGGAATGGGCTGACAGAGATGAGAAGCTGGATTGGCAGAGAGAGGGCTGGTTCAATGACCTCAGAAGAGCAGGAGATGCTGTCTAGTTGTTCTCCAGAAGCCAGAGATCAGTCTTTCAAAGTGGGAGGGAGGATTCAAGTTAAATCTATCCTAAGGGGAAGATTTCTGCTCTCACAGGCATTGCCAGACTTTTAAGAGTAAAGGTGTTGCCCGTGTAACTGACAATGAAGTGAAGTGAAGGTGAGAGTCAGAACTTGAATAGGCTACACCAACCAAATTCCAGGGAGGGGCTTGAATGTTTTACTCGTCTGAGTATTCAGGGCATCCGCGGGGCTGTCTCTGCAGAGTGAGACCGCTCCTCACGACAGCTCAGTTCTAGCAACAGTCTGAGATCTTAAGATCTTCTCAGATTCTTTTCTTGTGACTGTTCTGAGAACAGAGATTGAATATTAACCTAGCCATTCTTCAGCCATGATCAAGAGAGAGGCTGCAGTTCTATTTGGCTTGGTTTGGGGTTAAGAGGCTGATAAAGCAGGTACCTCAAATTGCAGTGTGGCCACTTTAATAATTAAGGAACCATTAGAGTAGCGTGGCTGGTTATCTGGCCTCCTGAACTATAGGATTGGTTGGTAATTTTGTCAAAATTGTACTGTTACATATGAGAGTTGAAGCTTGGGGTATGGAGTCTATACCCCTGTCATCAGAGCCATGCTGTCTGCAACACAgtaacagacacacagataccttcccaccaaaagaagaaaaaaaaaaatcaaagtcctGAGGCATTGTTTCAAAGCAGCGGTGTTCGTCCTCCATTGCCTCTTGGTGTCATTGGTGTTGGGATTGGCTAGCAACCAGGCCAACAATAGTTGGAATGTGAGCCCCTAATGCTCAtagctggatagttttatgtcaatttgtcACAAACTAAAAGTTATCTAAAAGGGGGGAATCTCTCCATAAAACCCAGCTGCAGGGCATTTTTTAAATTCGTGATTGACTGAGGAGgacccaacccattgtgggtggggcttccCCTGTCTGGTGGCCCTGGGGTCTAtaggaaggcaggctgagcaagccatggggagcaagccagtaagcagcactct
Above is a genomic segment from Apodemus sylvaticus chromosome 16, mApoSyl1.1, whole genome shotgun sequence containing:
- the Rxfp3 gene encoding relaxin-3 receptor 1; protein product: MQVASATTAATMGKAAAGGELSEFFGLIPDLLEVANASGNASLQLQDLWWELGLELPDGAAPGHPPGSGGAESADTEARVRILISAVYWVVCALGLAGNLLVLYLMKTKQGWRKSSINLFVTNLALTDFQFVLTLPFWAVENALDFKWPFGKAMCKIVSMVTSMNMYASVFFLTAMSVARYHSVASALKSYRTRGRGRGECCSQSLGESCRFSAKALCGLIWASAALASLPNAIFSTTIRVLGEELCLVHFPDKLLGWDRQFWLGLYHLQKVLLGFLLPLSIISLCYLLLVRFISDRRVVGTTDAAGAAAPAGGPSSASARRRSKVTKSVTIVVLSFFLCWLPNQALTTWSILIKFNAVPFSQEYFQCQVYAFPVSVCLAHSNSCLNPILYCLVRREFRKALKNLLWRIASPSLTSMRPFTATTKPEPEDHGLQALAPLNATAEPDLIYYPPGVVVYSGGRYDLLPSSSAY